From Chloroflexota bacterium, the proteins below share one genomic window:
- a CDS encoding putative baseplate assembly protein translates to MALLANAPILDDRDYAQILSEAKSLIPRYTREWTDLNDSDPGITLLQLFAWMTEMTLYRLNQVPERNYIKFLQLLGIELNPALPAAADLTFRLARKDVDTVIVPKGTQVAASADDGGGDGPVIFETDEALIALGATLAAVQSFDGYGYSVETTKNNADSQTYFPFGANVRAGNALALGFDSPLPFTKDRITLTVYLAQPVRNAESQPCDAGLDVLPAPATLVWEFWDGRRWSALSLDRDGTRAFTQSGRIQVRGPGVNARKDTIGNVPAPLYWLRCRVVDQQYERAPRVDSIIINSVGATQGVTVRDEVVGGSDGRPNQRLRLAHTPVIARARPEDATGADGKRVRITSVRLEVAESIDDFQVWQEVPDFLASGPDDPHYTLNRTTGDIAFGDGEHGRIPSANPNHAFDSIIAREYRYGGGKQGNVAAGAIKGLQTFVRNVESASNLRPAAGGSDEETVEAAKLRAPRELKSKGRAVTAEDFETLALAAPGARVLRAKAMPLAHPRFPGVPVPGVVSVIVVPDSEAPNPTPNAATIAAVCAHLNRARLLTSEVCVVPPTYHKVKIQADVVARPEADLAEVKAALEQRLTIYFHPLKGGKYGDGWEFGRHIFYSDVYRVILETPQVDRIQNNQLLMIVDDVRGEFCRDVAIEPGALPYSTGHDLTVTYGA, encoded by the coding sequence ATGGCATTGCTGGCAAACGCACCCATCCTGGACGATCGCGATTACGCGCAAATCCTCAGCGAGGCCAAGTCGCTCATACCGCGCTACACGCGCGAGTGGACCGACTTGAACGACAGCGATCCAGGCATCACCCTGCTGCAGCTATTCGCGTGGATGACCGAGATGACGTTGTACCGGCTGAACCAGGTGCCGGAGCGCAACTACATCAAGTTCCTGCAACTGCTCGGCATCGAGCTTAACCCGGCCCTGCCGGCTGCCGCGGACCTGACCTTCCGGCTGGCGCGCAAAGACGTGGATACCGTCATCGTCCCCAAGGGCACGCAGGTGGCCGCCAGTGCGGACGATGGCGGCGGCGATGGCCCGGTGATCTTCGAGACGGATGAGGCGCTCATCGCGCTGGGCGCCACATTGGCTGCCGTGCAGAGCTTCGACGGCTATGGTTACTCTGTTGAGACGACCAAGAACAACGCCGACAGCCAGACGTACTTCCCGTTCGGCGCCAACGTGCGGGCGGGCAATGCGCTGGCGCTCGGATTTGACTCGCCGCTGCCGTTCACCAAAGACCGGATCACGTTGACGGTCTATCTGGCGCAGCCGGTGCGCAACGCCGAATCCCAGCCGTGCGACGCGGGATTGGACGTGCTGCCGGCGCCGGCGACGCTGGTCTGGGAGTTCTGGGACGGCCGCCGTTGGAGTGCGTTGAGTCTCGATCGCGACGGCACGCGCGCGTTCACGCAGAGCGGCCGTATCCAAGTGCGCGGCCCCGGTGTGAACGCGCGCAAAGACACCATTGGCAATGTGCCGGCGCCGCTGTACTGGCTTCGTTGCCGGGTCGTAGACCAGCAGTACGAGCGCGCGCCGCGCGTCGATTCGATCATTATCAACAGCGTGGGAGCGACGCAGGGCGTGACCGTGCGCGACGAGGTGGTGGGCGGCAGCGATGGGCGGCCCAATCAGCGCCTGCGACTCGCCCACACACCGGTCATTGCGCGCGCACGCCCGGAGGACGCGACCGGCGCGGACGGCAAGCGTGTGCGTATCACGAGCGTGCGGCTGGAAGTCGCCGAAAGCATCGACGACTTTCAGGTGTGGCAGGAAGTGCCGGACTTTCTCGCCTCGGGTCCGGACGATCCGCACTACACGCTGAACCGCACGACGGGCGATATCGCTTTTGGCGACGGCGAGCACGGGCGCATCCCGAGCGCCAACCCCAACCACGCGTTCGACAGCATCATCGCACGCGAGTATCGCTACGGCGGAGGCAAGCAGGGCAATGTGGCGGCCGGCGCGATCAAGGGCTTGCAGACATTTGTGCGCAATGTGGAGAGTGCCAGCAACCTGCGCCCGGCCGCAGGAGGCAGCGACGAGGAGACGGTGGAGGCGGCCAAGCTGCGCGCGCCGCGTGAACTGAAGAGCAAGGGGCGCGCGGTGACCGCGGAAGATTTCGAGACGCTGGCGCTCGCCGCACCGGGGGCGCGCGTGCTGCGCGCCAAGGCCATGCCGCTGGCGCACCCGCGCTTCCCCGGCGTGCCGGTGCCCGGCGTGGTCAGCGTGATCGTGGTGCCGGACAGCGAAGCGCCCAACCCCACACCGAATGCCGCGACGATTGCGGCGGTGTGCGCCCATCTGAACCGGGCGCGGCTGCTGACCAGCGAGGTGTGCGTGGTGCCGCCAACGTATCACAAGGTGAAGATACAGGCCGACGTCGTCGCCCGCCCGGAAGCGGACCTGGCCGAAGTCAAGGCGGCGCTCGAGCAGCGCCTGACGATCTATTTTCACCCGCTGAAAGGCGGCAAATATGGCGACGGCTGGGAATTCGGCCGGCACATCTTCTATTCCGACGTGTATCGCGTGATTCTGGAGACCCCCCAGGTGGATCGTATCCAGAACAACCAACTACTCATGATCGTGGACGATGTGCGCGGCGAGTTCTGCCGCGACGTGGCGATCGAACCCGGCGCGCTGCCCTATTCGACCGGCCACGATCTGACCGTAACGTACGGTGCTTGA